From Candidatus Babeliales bacterium:
GAAAGATTCAATAGAACAATTTCGTATTGGAAAACTTGCCCAAGAACTTGGTGTCGAACGATTTGTAATTCGTTTCTGGGAAAAAGAATTTCATATTTCAGCTCAACGTTCAAGTGGTGGTCAACGTTTTTACAACCAAAAAGACTTTGAGCAATTTAAACTTATAAAAGAATTGCTGTATGAAAAAGGTTTTACTATTGCTGGCGCAAAAAAAATAATAAAAGAACAACCCAAAAAATCTCCTGTAATTGAGTTTTCAAGCAATAACACCAAAATAAATATTAATGAACATCAAAATCTTCTACAAAAAATAATTGCATTGAAAAAGCAATTGATGAAACTTCATGAGCTTTTGTAATGTAAATTATTGATATTCATAAGTTCATAAATTATAGTCGTACATTGAGAGAATAGAAGCTTTGTTTAAAAAGGAGTAGTAATGATTTTACACAAGGCAGGTTCTGCCGTATATTTTTTTTCATTAATAATATTATTTCAAATATCAGTTTTCGCCCAAGAGCCAATTGAAC
This genomic window contains:
- a CDS encoding MerR family transcriptional regulator gives rise to the protein MKDSIEQFRIGKLAQELGVERFVIRFWEKEFHISAQRSSGGQRFYNQKDFEQFKLIKELLYEKGFTIAGAKKIIKEQPKKSPVIEFSSNNTKININEHQNLLQKIIALKKQLMKLHELL